One Eurosta solidaginis isolate ZX-2024a chromosome 5, ASM4086904v1, whole genome shotgun sequence DNA segment encodes these proteins:
- the LOC137233764 gene encoding uncharacterized protein: MNSTYLKKLLLKSSQTDHKHYIFLHSEWQEDIVNLYLKDSITKLYYKGQLVAKDFEEAAVDLEIPLNDFQIECKNVLTTNIAMPGFEIELDTERKVLMVNKNEEFCKEYLEIKLSEAEKNYEMLDIALNIIDHSRNGSETEKSNETVANLVEEVEEILREKEEWKQKMLNKFLVLLNTKKYKILNLQQKIEKMEKRIDCHDRQSQDGNAKNSSGATNFEGVQMDYDAGEHDKSSNACDEQDDFDAPTQRITPPIDIE; this comes from the coding sequence ATGAACTCGACTTATTTAAAAAAGCTATTGCTTAAAAGCTCACAAACGGACCATAAACATTATATTTTTTTACACAGTGAGTGGCAAGAAGATATTGTTAACTTATATCTAAAGGACTCCatcacaaaattatattataaggGGCAGTTGGTGGCAAAGGATTTTGAGGAGGCTGCAGTAGATCTTGAAATACCATTGAATGACTTTCAGATAGAGTGCAAAAATGTTCTGACAACTAATATCGCCATGCCTGGATTTGAAATCGAACTGGATACAGAAAGGAAAGTTCTTATGGTAAACAAAAATGAGGAATTTTGCAAAGAGTATTTGGAAATAAAGCTTAGCGAAGCTGAAAAGAACTATGAAATGTTGGATATTGCTTTAAATATAATTGATCATAGTAGAAACGGAAGTGAAACTGAGAAATCAAATGAAACTGTTGCAAATCTGGTGGAAGAAGTCGAAGAAATATTGCGGGAAAAGGAAGAAtggaaacaaaaaatgttaaacaagtttttagttttgctgaatacaaaaaagtataaaatctTAAATCTTCAGCAGAAAATTgaaaagatggaaaagagaatCGACTGTCACGATAGACAATCTCAAGATGGGAATGCGAAAAATAGTTCTGGTGCTACGAACTTTGAAGGCGTGCAAATGGACTATGATGCTGGAGAACATGATAAAAGCTCAAATGCTTGTGACGAACAGGATGACTTTGATGCTCCCACACAACGAATTACTCCACCAATTGATATAGAATGA